Proteins encoded together in one Peribacillus asahii window:
- the nhaC gene encoding Na+/H+ antiporter NhaC produces MKLENAKLKLPCIEATIVLACLFIIIGTGIIYFEMIPHMPILGGVLFLLLYGRIKGVSFSIMERAMMQGASSGLGAIYIFFFIGMLISSWMASGTIPTIMFYGFEFISGQAFYAVVFLITSLIGLCIGSSLTTAATIGVAFIGMASSLDFSLAITAGAIISGAFLGDKMSPLSDSTNLASGTVGVPLFEHIKNMLWTTIPGFVVTLVLFFFLSPKSSGSNVQEIEDMLSALSTHTTISLWSLLPFIVVGGMALKKVSAIPTLAAGIVSAIAITFIETPTQTVKEMANVLYSGFVLNSGVEQLDTILSRGGIESMYFSISLVLLALAMGGLLFELGIIPSILNAIQGLLINVGRLISATVFTGIGVNFLAGEQYLSVLLPGKAFQNKYSELGLEGKSLTRVLEDAGTVVNPLVPWGVCGVFLTQVLGVTTLEYAPFAFFCIVCPILSLVSGWTKIGLHFKK; encoded by the coding sequence ATGAAATTAGAAAATGCAAAGCTTAAGCTTCCATGCATAGAAGCAACGATTGTACTTGCTTGCTTATTTATCATTATTGGAACAGGGATTATTTATTTTGAAATGATTCCGCATATGCCAATATTAGGGGGAGTTCTCTTCCTACTATTGTATGGTCGAATAAAGGGGGTTTCTTTTTCCATTATGGAAAGAGCGATGATGCAAGGAGCATCATCTGGTTTAGGAGCCATCTATATTTTCTTTTTTATTGGCATGTTGATTTCAAGTTGGATGGCAAGCGGTACGATCCCGACGATTATGTTTTATGGTTTTGAATTTATTTCGGGGCAAGCTTTTTATGCGGTCGTCTTTTTGATTACCTCTTTAATCGGTTTATGTATTGGTAGTTCATTAACAACGGCAGCAACCATTGGTGTTGCTTTTATCGGAATGGCAAGCTCACTGGATTTCTCATTAGCGATTACTGCGGGTGCCATCATTTCTGGGGCCTTTCTTGGTGATAAAATGTCACCATTATCTGATTCAACGAATCTTGCCTCTGGAACGGTCGGTGTTCCATTATTTGAGCATATTAAAAATATGTTATGGACAACGATTCCTGGATTTGTGGTAACGCTTGTACTGTTTTTCTTTCTCTCACCAAAATCTAGTGGAAGTAATGTACAAGAAATTGAAGACATGCTCTCAGCTTTAAGTACACATACGACAATTAGTCTTTGGAGTTTATTACCATTTATAGTCGTCGGAGGAATGGCTTTGAAAAAAGTATCAGCTATTCCGACGTTAGCTGCGGGTATTGTATCTGCGATAGCGATTACATTTATAGAAACGCCAACACAGACAGTTAAAGAAATGGCGAATGTATTATACTCTGGATTTGTTTTAAATAGCGGGGTGGAGCAGCTCGATACGATTCTATCTCGCGGTGGAATTGAAAGCATGTATTTTTCTATTTCTCTTGTGTTACTCGCTCTCGCAATGGGTGGACTACTATTTGAACTTGGTATTATTCCGTCAATTTTGAATGCGATTCAAGGGTTGCTGATTAATGTAGGTCGCTTAATTTCGGCAACCGTTTTCACAGGGATTGGCGTGAACTTCCTAGCGGGAGAGCAATATTTATCTGTTCTATTACCAGGGAAGGCTTTTCAAAACAAATATAGTGAATTAGGTTTGGAAGGGAAATCTTTAACCCGGGTATTGGAGGACGCAGGAACAGTCGTTAATCCACTTGTCCCATGGGGGGTATGTGGTGTATTCCTTACGCAAGTGCTCGGTGTCACGACTCTCGAATATGCACCATTTGCATTCTTCTGCATCGTTTGTCCAATATTAAGTTTAGTGAGTGGATGGACGAAAATTGGTTTGCATTTTAAGAAATAG
- a CDS encoding CAP domain-containing protein, translated as MRGLTKLLIFLCLVGFIWYKYEENLADSNYEAAYEDVQSDIRSVINHPNVSASLDTLQDGVNHLIGELNQLIDRIPSEDKQQTQDQVEQPDLKTPDKQSLSVYNIELGDSKEDVEKQAGTAKRSSYNEYGVKWYAYHKNYHNFFMAAYDENEKVVGLYTNQDLISAKQGIELGSSKDTVLKQFGEPITKIRKGFVFYQLQNNDEYHLFQLDDSYVTIFYDKHEGNTVTAVQIISEEVEEQKKDFYVEASPQLKEGFEFQLFDLTNAARVEHDLPALSWDNTVKETARNHSSDMAANNYFDHTNLKGQSPFDRMKEDNIRFRVAGENLAAGQLSSIFAHEGLMNSLGHRENILHNDFESLGVGVAFNSEYKPYYTENFLTK; from the coding sequence TTGAGAGGGCTTACCAAACTTCTTATTTTTCTATGCCTAGTCGGCTTTATTTGGTATAAATACGAAGAGAATCTTGCAGATTCTAACTATGAGGCAGCATATGAAGATGTACAATCGGATATTCGCTCTGTCATTAATCACCCTAACGTTTCGGCTTCACTTGATACACTGCAAGATGGTGTCAATCATCTAATTGGTGAACTGAACCAACTGATAGATCGTATCCCAAGTGAAGACAAACAACAAACCCAAGATCAAGTGGAGCAACCTGATTTAAAAACACCTGACAAACAATCCCTCTCTGTTTATAATATTGAGCTTGGTGATTCGAAAGAAGACGTTGAAAAACAAGCAGGGACAGCCAAGCGCTCTTCTTATAATGAATACGGTGTGAAATGGTATGCTTACCATAAAAACTATCACAACTTTTTCATGGCCGCTTATGATGAAAACGAAAAAGTAGTCGGTTTATATACAAATCAAGATTTAATTTCGGCAAAACAAGGGATCGAATTAGGAAGTTCAAAAGATACGGTTCTTAAGCAATTCGGTGAACCGATTACAAAGATTCGAAAAGGTTTTGTCTTTTATCAACTGCAAAACAACGATGAATATCATTTATTTCAATTAGATGATAGTTATGTGACCATCTTTTATGATAAACATGAGGGCAATACCGTAACAGCTGTACAAATCATAAGCGAAGAAGTCGAAGAACAAAAGAAAGACTTTTATGTCGAAGCAAGTCCACAATTAAAGGAAGGTTTTGAATTTCAACTGTTTGATTTAACAAATGCCGCTAGAGTTGAGCACGATCTTCCTGCTCTTTCTTGGGATAATACTGTAAAAGAAACAGCTCGCAATCACAGTTCAGATATGGCTGCAAATAATTATTTCGATCATACAAATTTGAAAGGGCAATCCCCCTTTGATCGAATGAAAGAAGATAATATTCGCTTTAGAGTGGCCGGTGAAAACCTTGCTGCCGGCCAATTAAGCAGCATCTTTGCTCATGAAGGTCTTATGAACTCACTTGGACATCGTGAAAATATTTTGCATAATGACTTTGAATCATTAGGAGTAGGCGTAGCCTTCAATTCGGAATACAAACCATATTACACAGAGAATTTTTTAACAAAATAG
- a CDS encoding LysM peptidoglycan-binding domain-containing protein, with product MLIHVVTPGETLWQIASRYGIDFARLVAVNKLPDAGRLVIGQALIIPSSARQHTVESGETLWKIAQQYGASVDSIMQANQLTDSSVINPGKVLYIPARTHTVRPGESLGQIAQNYGTTVQDIIEANSIQNLNQVYSGTRLIIPFSKAIIDVYTYVINMGEKGADEVREAGDSLTCMSPFSYVVRSDGELQPLDDQAIIQAARFKGVLPVMCITNFTYGNLGSDAAQTILASTELQDKLLENIVATIEQKRYRGLNINFENLYPTDRENYNQFLQRAVNRLHEDGYFVSTAVAPKTSAEQTGFLYEAHDYAAHGRIVDIVFLMTYEWGYRLGPPQAISPLNQMRSVLEYAVTVIPRNKILMSFQLYARDWLLPHVQGQEAETFDMQEAVQRAVKYKTTIQYDEMAQSPFYQYVDEQGKRHEVWFEDARSAQAKFNLVKEYGIRGIGYWVLGYPFPQNWVLLNDQFRVRKRS from the coding sequence ATGCTTATTCATGTTGTAACACCGGGAGAAACATTGTGGCAGATTGCGAGTCGTTATGGTATAGATTTTGCACGGCTTGTGGCGGTGAATAAACTTCCAGATGCAGGTCGATTAGTGATTGGTCAAGCGCTTATCATTCCTAGCTCTGCTCGTCAACATACTGTCGAATCTGGGGAAACATTATGGAAAATTGCCCAACAATACGGAGCTTCAGTAGATAGCATTATGCAAGCTAATCAATTAACTGATTCTTCGGTCATTAATCCAGGAAAAGTTTTATATATTCCCGCTCGTACACATACGGTTCGGCCTGGAGAAAGTTTGGGACAAATTGCTCAAAACTATGGAACAACAGTGCAGGACATTATTGAAGCGAATTCTATTCAAAATCTTAATCAGGTTTATTCAGGAACCAGATTAATTATTCCTTTTTCAAAAGCTATCATTGATGTTTATACTTACGTCATTAACATGGGAGAAAAAGGAGCGGATGAAGTGAGGGAGGCAGGGGATTCTTTAACTTGTATGTCTCCTTTTTCTTACGTTGTGAGAAGCGATGGGGAATTACAGCCATTAGATGATCAGGCTATTATCCAGGCTGCTCGTTTTAAAGGAGTTCTTCCGGTTATGTGCATCACTAATTTTACGTATGGGAATCTGGGATCGGACGCTGCCCAAACCATTTTGGCAAGCACAGAGCTGCAAGATAAATTATTAGAAAATATTGTAGCGACGATTGAGCAAAAGAGATATCGTGGATTAAATATCAATTTTGAAAACTTATATCCAACGGACCGTGAGAATTATAATCAGTTTTTGCAACGTGCTGTTAATCGTTTGCATGAAGATGGTTATTTTGTTTCGACTGCCGTTGCTCCAAAAACAAGTGCTGAACAAACAGGATTTCTTTATGAAGCACATGATTATGCTGCCCATGGTCGAATCGTTGACATTGTTTTTTTAATGACGTATGAGTGGGGCTATCGATTAGGGCCGCCTCAGGCTATTTCGCCGCTGAATCAAATGAGAAGTGTACTTGAGTACGCTGTAACAGTTATCCCAAGGAATAAAATATTAATGAGTTTTCAGCTGTACGCTCGCGATTGGCTTCTCCCGCACGTGCAGGGCCAAGAAGCTGAAACGTTTGATATGCAGGAAGCAGTGCAAAGGGCAGTGAAGTATAAGACAACAATTCAATATGATGAAATGGCTCAATCTCCGTTTTATCAATATGTAGATGAACAAGGGAAAAGGCATGAAGTGTGGTTTGAAGATGCTAGAAGTGCTCAAGCCAAATTTAACCTAGTAAAGGAATATGGTATACGTGGAATTGGGTATTGGGTACTCGGTTATCCGTTCCCGCAAAATTGGGTATTACTAAACGATCAGTTTAGAGTGAGAAAGCGAAGTTAG
- a CDS encoding lysozyme family protein — translation MMKRKRTRTLFNITFGIAILFFICTMTLLFHTIEQFLNSTNTTKEATTVTEVDAFADVKKYIPLLEDELKKYQLEDYTVVLVSLMQQESRGKGGDPMQSSESAGLAPNTITDPKESIKQGVKHFRRVLQYGKKKDVDFPTIIQSYNMGIGYIHYIAKNGGTHSEELAKKFSMIQVKKNPKLYNCGGDKDNFRYPYCYGDFTYTTKVTKNIEVISSDSIPAMNTEQITGKAF, via the coding sequence ATGATGAAAAGAAAACGAACACGAACACTATTTAATATTACCTTTGGAATAGCTATCTTATTTTTTATCTGTACGATGACTCTTCTATTCCATACAATCGAGCAGTTTTTAAACTCAACGAACACAACAAAAGAAGCGACAACAGTAACCGAAGTAGATGCTTTTGCAGATGTAAAAAAATATATCCCGCTCCTTGAAGATGAATTAAAAAAATATCAACTTGAGGACTACACAGTCGTTCTTGTATCCTTAATGCAGCAGGAAAGTCGAGGAAAAGGCGGAGATCCAATGCAGTCTTCTGAATCGGCAGGCCTTGCCCCTAATACAATCACAGATCCTAAAGAAAGTATTAAACAGGGCGTAAAGCACTTTCGTCGTGTCCTTCAATATGGAAAGAAAAAAGATGTTGATTTTCCAACGATTATTCAATCATACAATATGGGGATAGGCTATATTCATTACATCGCAAAAAACGGCGGCACACATAGCGAAGAGCTAGCAAAGAAATTTTCAATGATTCAAGTGAAAAAGAATCCAAAGCTCTATAATTGCGGCGGAGATAAAGACAATTTTCGCTATCCTTACTGCTATGGAGACTTCACTTATACAACTAAAGTCACTAAAAACATTGAAGTGATTTCTAGTGATAGCATTCCGGCCATGAATACAGAACAAATCACAGGTAAAGCTTTTTAA
- a CDS encoding DUF502 domain-containing protein, producing MKIIVQNFIKGILTIVPIILVVYVVFKTFIFLDSILGNVLKPYLKEDYIPGIGLLATIALITLLGWLSTKFLTGTMIGLIDKLLEHIPIVKTIYSVIKDTIHSFLGEKKSFSKVALVTIPGTEIKSMGFITTEDLESFYDPLKDYVAVYIQQTFQVAGVTLLIPKDQVEVIDVKPEEAMKFILSGGMTSTKEKQKV from the coding sequence GTGAAGATTATTGTACAAAATTTTATTAAGGGTATTTTAACGATTGTACCCATTATTCTAGTTGTATATGTTGTTTTTAAAACATTTATCTTTTTAGATAGCATTCTCGGTAATGTATTAAAACCTTATTTAAAGGAAGACTACATCCCTGGAATTGGTTTATTAGCAACGATTGCTCTCATCACACTTTTAGGCTGGTTGTCTACGAAGTTTCTCACAGGAACAATGATTGGGTTGATTGATAAGCTTCTTGAACATATCCCAATTGTTAAAACAATCTACTCTGTAATTAAAGACACCATTCATTCATTTCTTGGTGAGAAGAAATCTTTTTCGAAAGTAGCCTTAGTTACGATACCTGGCACAGAAATCAAAAGCATGGGGTTCATTACAACAGAAGATTTAGAAAGTTTTTATGATCCGTTAAAAGACTATGTTGCTGTTTATATTCAACAAACCTTTCAAGTAGCTGGTGTAACCTTATTAATTCCAAAAGATCAGGTAGAAGTGATTGATGTAAAGCCGGAAGAAGCAATGAAATTTATTCTATCCGGGGGAATGACTTCTACAAAAGAAAAACAGAAGGTGTAA
- a CDS encoding LL-diaminopimelate aminotransferase translates to MQFTASEKVAQLTTGVFMEVAGRKQEALQKGKDVIDLSVGSPDLPPPSFVIDTLIEYAQDTSKYGYTLKGITEFHDAVCYFYRNRYGVELDAEKEVLQLMGSQDGLAHLATAIINPGDYVLVPDPGYPIYEASVSLAEGTIYPMPLTAENQFLPQLNQIPEDVLKKTKMMIISYPGNPVTALANEEFFKEVIEFAKKHHILVVHDFAYSELIFDHHPQISFMSIPGAKEVGIEFNSLSKTFNMAGCRIGYVVGNTEALNILATLKSHIDYGIFYPIQKAAEKALMADPAILSEQVKEYEARRDALLSGLAKAGWEVPKSAATMFVWAKIPAGWKSREFAYELIDKAGVAVVPGDAFGKEGEGYVRMALVQPAERLREAAKRIQEFLQK, encoded by the coding sequence ATGCAATTTACAGCGTCAGAAAAAGTGGCACAGTTAACAACAGGAGTTTTTATGGAAGTAGCAGGTCGGAAACAAGAGGCATTGCAAAAAGGGAAGGATGTAATCGATTTAAGTGTAGGAAGCCCGGATTTACCACCTCCTTCCTTTGTCATTGATACGCTAATTGAATATGCACAAGATACAAGCAAATATGGTTATACGTTAAAAGGGATAACGGAATTTCATGATGCAGTTTGTTATTTTTATAGAAATCGTTACGGGGTTGAGCTGGATGCAGAAAAAGAAGTGCTGCAACTTATGGGTTCACAAGATGGGCTTGCCCATTTAGCGACGGCTATTATTAATCCAGGAGACTATGTATTAGTTCCAGATCCTGGTTATCCAATCTATGAAGCTAGTGTATCACTTGCTGAAGGAACCATTTATCCAATGCCTTTAACGGCAGAAAATCAATTTTTGCCGCAGCTTAATCAAATTCCAGAAGATGTATTGAAAAAAACAAAAATGATGATTATTAGTTACCCGGGAAATCCGGTCACAGCTTTAGCAAATGAAGAGTTTTTTAAAGAGGTCATTGAGTTTGCGAAAAAGCATCACATTTTAGTTGTTCATGATTTTGCTTATTCTGAATTAATTTTCGATCATCATCCGCAAATTAGCTTTATGTCTATTCCGGGAGCGAAAGAGGTAGGAATTGAGTTCAATTCTTTATCGAAAACCTTTAATATGGCAGGTTGCCGCATTGGTTATGTAGTTGGAAATACAGAAGCGCTAAATATTTTAGCCACATTAAAATCTCATATTGATTACGGCATTTTTTATCCCATTCAAAAAGCAGCTGAAAAAGCACTTATGGCAGATCCAGCTATTCTTTCTGAACAAGTGAAAGAGTATGAGGCACGCCGAGATGCTCTGCTATCTGGACTAGCTAAAGCTGGCTGGGAAGTACCTAAATCAGCTGCGACGATGTTTGTTTGGGCAAAAATTCCTGCTGGGTGGAAGTCACGTGAATTTGCTTATGAGTTGATTGATAAAGCCGGCGTTGCAGTCGTTCCTGGAGATGCTTTTGGAAAGGAAGGGGAAGGATATGTTCGCATGGCTTTAGTGCAACCGGCTGAAAGACTGAGAGAAGCAGCGAAGCGAATTCAAGAATTTTTACAGAAATAA
- a CDS encoding nucleoside deaminase has protein sequence MSHNEFMQQAIELAYENTKKKKGKPFGALIVKDGKIIAKGVNDVLETHDPTAHAELQAIREACRILGTSNLSDCELYASGEPCPMCLSAIYWANLKHVYYAYTAEEEEEAGLGTKYVYDQIALPKEERDIKLKNLDKDLQRKNPFALWQELKK, from the coding sequence ATGAGTCACAATGAATTTATGCAACAAGCAATCGAGTTAGCTTATGAAAATACCAAGAAGAAAAAAGGAAAACCATTTGGCGCTCTTATCGTCAAAGACGGAAAGATTATTGCAAAAGGCGTAAATGATGTTCTCGAAACGCATGATCCAACTGCGCATGCTGAACTTCAAGCTATCCGTGAAGCTTGCCGTATCCTAGGCACTTCTAACCTTTCTGATTGTGAACTTTACGCAAGCGGCGAACCTTGCCCTATGTGTTTAAGCGCTATTTATTGGGCAAATTTAAAACATGTTTATTATGCCTACACTGCAGAAGAGGAAGAAGAAGCTGGATTAGGTACAAAATATGTTTACGATCAAATAGCGCTTCCAAAAGAGGAACGAGATATCAAGTTGAAGAATTTAGATAAAGACCTCCAAAGAAAAAATCCTTTTGCTCTTTGGCAAGAACTAAAAAAATAA
- a CDS encoding sensor histidine kinase has protein sequence MSIKTRFLLSYVGVILIAITLLLVAGFLIIFSITGDIKSMEHFYKKSYVQRPLTTAEENAFLDLKLLAKNNPNQLLNEEQLQKIEQKDLAIVVRKDTHVEYASSTLDKQVLVKSLPRFEATNINTRDTIKIDDFFFTYVKFDFYFLDKSEGSIFVLRKASSYAELTRELFPILFGLLLLLFIMIIGLLNYLVSRSIIKPISILKEGAERIKSGDLNFEIKTTSNDEIGQLNRTFEEMRIKLKESIQLQLQYEENRKELLSNISHDLKTPITSIIGYVEGIKDGVANTPQKMDKYLSTVYLKAKDIDALIDELFLFSKLDLKKEPFTFETVELDSYMRDFIEELYLDLIQQGIQIDLQLINQSIYVIADREKLKRVLTNLISNCVKYMNKEQKKIVVSLHEGEDDVIVQVADNGAGIEASALPYIFNRFYRAEQSRNSQTGGSGLGLAITKQIIEEHGGNIWATSEIGKGTSIFFSLRKGEQGEKNIID, from the coding sequence ATGTCGATTAAAACGAGATTTCTATTGTCGTACGTTGGAGTAATCCTTATTGCTATTACTTTATTGTTAGTAGCTGGCTTTTTAATCATCTTTTCGATAACGGGCGATATAAAATCTATGGAGCATTTTTACAAAAAGTCTTATGTTCAAAGGCCATTGACTACAGCGGAAGAAAATGCGTTTCTGGATTTAAAACTGTTGGCTAAAAATAACCCGAACCAGCTTCTAAACGAAGAGCAGCTGCAGAAGATTGAACAGAAGGATCTTGCGATTGTGGTTAGAAAAGATACACATGTCGAGTACGCTTCTTCAACTCTTGACAAGCAGGTATTAGTTAAGTCTCTTCCTAGATTTGAAGCGACGAACATTAATACACGAGATACGATTAAAATCGATGACTTTTTTTTCACGTATGTGAAGTTTGATTTTTATTTTTTAGATAAAAGCGAAGGAAGTATTTTTGTTTTGAGAAAGGCAAGTTCCTATGCTGAGTTGACTCGAGAGTTGTTTCCGATCTTATTTGGTTTATTACTATTGCTGTTTATTATGATTATTGGGCTTTTGAACTATTTGGTTTCACGAAGTATCATCAAGCCTATTTCGATTCTTAAAGAAGGTGCAGAACGAATCAAATCAGGCGATTTAAATTTTGAAATTAAAACTACTTCGAATGATGAAATCGGACAATTAAATAGAACGTTTGAGGAAATGAGAATAAAATTAAAAGAGTCCATACAGCTTCAGCTTCAGTACGAGGAAAATCGAAAAGAACTTCTGTCTAATATTTCGCATGATTTGAAGACACCGATTACTTCGATTATTGGGTATGTTGAGGGGATTAAAGACGGTGTGGCAAATACTCCACAGAAAATGGACAAGTATTTATCAACGGTGTATTTAAAAGCAAAAGATATAGATGCATTAATAGATGAACTGTTTTTATTTTCAAAGTTAGATTTAAAAAAAGAACCCTTTACTTTTGAAACTGTGGAACTAGATAGCTATATGAGAGACTTCATTGAAGAACTTTATCTCGATTTAATTCAACAAGGAATTCAGATTGACCTTCAACTGATTAACCAATCTATATATGTGATAGCAGATAGAGAGAAATTAAAACGTGTATTGACGAATCTAATCAGCAACTGTGTGAAGTATATGAATAAAGAACAGAAGAAGATTGTTGTGTCTTTGCATGAAGGAGAGGATGATGTCATCGTACAAGTAGCTGATAATGGAGCGGGGATAGAAGCCTCTGCATTACCATACATTTTTAATCGTTTTTACCGTGCGGAGCAATCTCGAAATTCTCAGACGGGTGGGAGTGGTTTGGGACTTGCCATTACAAAACAAATTATTGAAGAGCACGGAGGGAATATTTGGGCGACTAGTGAAATAGGAAAAGGTACAAGTATTTTCTTTTCTTTAAGGAAAGGTGAACAAGGTGAAAAGAATATTATTGATTGA
- a CDS encoding ankyrin repeat domain-containing protein: protein MWKWLIIATGCFFILQGCVIDSEGELNKQEKETEEDVNEQLIQAVEHKETEMVSRLIKEGVDINIQDSEGRTATMIATYNNDATTAKILIDAGADVNIQDDMKNTPFLFAGAEGYLDILKLTIDAGADATITNRYGGTALIPTSEHGYVNVVKELLTHTDVDVNHVNNLGWTALLEAILLNDGDEKLQQTIQLLIDYGADVNLPDENNMTPLQHAREKGFKEIEQILLKAGAR from the coding sequence GTGTGGAAGTGGTTGATAATAGCCACTGGATGCTTTTTTATACTTCAGGGCTGTGTCATAGATAGTGAAGGAGAGTTAAATAAACAAGAAAAAGAGACAGAGGAAGATGTGAATGAACAACTGATTCAAGCTGTAGAACATAAAGAAACGGAAATGGTAAGCAGGTTGATTAAGGAAGGTGTCGATATTAATATACAGGACTCAGAAGGGCGAACTGCCACTATGATTGCTACTTATAACAATGACGCTACGACCGCAAAGATCCTGATTGACGCGGGTGCGGACGTTAATATTCAGGATGATATGAAAAACACTCCTTTCCTGTTTGCGGGTGCAGAAGGATATCTTGATATCTTAAAACTTACGATAGATGCTGGTGCGGATGCCACGATTACTAACCGGTATGGAGGAACTGCTTTGATCCCTACTTCCGAACATGGATATGTGAATGTGGTTAAAGAACTTCTTACTCATACAGATGTTGATGTAAATCACGTCAATAACCTAGGTTGGACGGCTTTATTAGAAGCAATCCTATTGAATGATGGGGATGAAAAACTGCAGCAAACTATTCAATTACTGATAGATTATGGGGCAGATGTGAACCTTCCAGACGAAAATAATATGACTCCTTTACAACATGCACGAGAAAAAGGTTTTAAAGAGATTGAGCAAATTTTGTTAAAAGCAGGAGCGCGATAA
- a CDS encoding response regulator transcription factor, producing the protein MKRILLIEDEVSIAELQRDYLEIHDFYVDMQHTGDEGLRQALQGDYNLIILDIMLPGLNGFEICKQIRAAKDIPILLVSAKKEDIDKVRGLGLGADDYITKPFSPSELVARVKAHLARYERLAGSPVQTNTIFVQGISIDKSARKVHINGEEKPFTTKEFDLLAFLVMHPNQVLSKEQLYERIWGLESAADVSTVTVHIRKLREKIERDPAHPKFLETVWGAGYRFNV; encoded by the coding sequence GTGAAAAGAATATTATTGATTGAAGACGAAGTTAGCATCGCAGAATTGCAACGAGATTATTTAGAAATCCATGATTTTTATGTTGATATGCAACATACGGGTGATGAGGGACTTAGGCAGGCTCTTCAAGGAGATTATAACTTAATTATTTTAGATATCATGCTTCCAGGTTTAAATGGATTTGAGATCTGTAAACAAATACGAGCTGCTAAAGATATTCCAATCTTGCTTGTATCTGCTAAAAAGGAAGATATTGATAAAGTCCGGGGGCTGGGTTTAGGTGCAGATGATTATATTACGAAGCCGTTTAGTCCAAGTGAATTGGTTGCAAGAGTGAAGGCGCATTTAGCACGTTATGAACGTTTAGCAGGGAGTCCGGTTCAAACAAATACCATTTTCGTTCAGGGAATTTCTATTGATAAGTCTGCGCGTAAAGTTCATATTAACGGTGAAGAAAAGCCGTTTACGACAAAGGAATTCGATTTGTTAGCGTTTCTTGTGATGCATCCGAATCAAGTATTAAGCAAAGAGCAGCTTTATGAAAGGATTTGGGGGTTAGAGTCAGCGGCAGATGTTTCAACTGTAACCGTCCATATCAGAAAATTACGTGAAAAAATCGAAAGAGATCCTGCCCATCCGAAATTTTTGGAAACCGTTTGGGGAGCGGGATATCGTTTTAATGTATAG
- a CDS encoding 2OG-Fe(II) oxygenase, with protein MVKEQTIFNHIGNKIKTEDREINIIARLEEPLIVILGNVLSEEECDELIRLSQDKMHRSKIGVTREVNEIRTSSSMFFQENENDIIAKIEKRISSIMNIPVEHGEGIQILKYTPGQEYKAHFDFFTSASKATKNNRISTIVMYLNDVEHGGETFFPKLNFSISPGKGMAVYFEYFYNDKNINELTLHGGAPVITGEKWVATQWMRRQK; from the coding sequence TTGGTAAAAGAACAAACTATTTTTAATCACATCGGAAATAAAATCAAAACAGAAGATAGAGAAATTAATATAATTGCTAGATTAGAAGAACCACTAATAGTAATTTTAGGAAATGTTTTGAGTGAAGAAGAATGTGACGAACTAATTAGATTGTCACAAGACAAAATGCATCGTTCTAAAATTGGAGTTACCCGCGAAGTAAATGAGATCAGAACAAGCAGCAGTATGTTTTTTCAAGAAAATGAAAATGACATCATTGCCAAAATTGAAAAAAGAATATCATCGATTATGAATATACCCGTTGAACATGGAGAGGGTATTCAAATTCTTAAATATACTCCTGGTCAAGAGTACAAAGCTCATTTTGATTTTTTTACCTCTGCAAGTAAAGCAACAAAAAATAATAGAATCAGCACGATCGTCATGTACTTAAATGATGTGGAGCATGGAGGAGAAACTTTTTTTCCTAAACTAAATTTTTCAATATCCCCCGGAAAAGGAATGGCCGTGTATTTCGAATATTTCTATAACGACAAAAACATAAACGAACTAACTTTACATGGTGGAGCGCCAGTTATAACTGGCGAAAAATGGGTTGCCACACAATGGATGAGAAGACAAAAATAG